One part of the Desulfonema ishimotonii genome encodes these proteins:
- a CDS encoding GAF domain-containing protein: MKKQLVNYETMIKITRSISHSRDPEEVVLMTVEGIKTALDVKGCTLFLINRKNHELEVAASYGLSDEYLNKGPLSALKSIAQSMEDGPVAIYDVSDDPRIQYPEAAQKEGISSILSVPIISRGKMLGVLRVYTADTWEFTLEDVNFVQALAQIAGMAIEMSRLYQGQKEAIDILKRMREVRTGMTKRRTPYEGVPVSVPLKDVSKKASSA, from the coding sequence ATGAAAAAACAATTGGTCAATTACGAAACCATGATTAAAATCACCCGGTCGATCTCCCATTCAAGGGATCCCGAAGAAGTGGTCCTGATGACAGTGGAGGGCATCAAAACCGCCTTGGACGTCAAAGGCTGCACCCTCTTCCTGATCAACCGGAAAAATCATGAACTGGAAGTCGCCGCTTCTTACGGCCTGAGCGACGAATATCTGAACAAGGGACCTCTGAGCGCCCTGAAATCAATTGCCCAGTCTATGGAAGACGGACCGGTGGCCATCTACGACGTGTCGGATGATCCCAGAATTCAGTATCCCGAAGCGGCCCAGAAAGAGGGGATTTCGTCAATCCTCTCCGTCCCCATTATATCGCGTGGTAAAATGTTGGGCGTGCTGCGGGTTTACACCGCCGACACTTGGGAATTTACGCTGGAAGATGTCAATTTCGTTCAGGCCCTGGCCCAGATTGCAGGCATGGCCATTGAAATGAGCCGTCTGTACCAGGGCCAGAAAGAGGCCATTGACATATTGAAACGGATGAGAGAGGTTCGGACAGGCATGACAAAGCGGCGGACCCCGTATGAGGGCGTTCCGGTCAGTGTACCGTTGAAAGACGTCAGTAAAAAGGCTTCATCGGCGTGA
- a CDS encoding ABC transporter substrate-binding protein, with protein sequence MKHRFSTVIFRIILFTFISGAAQAAVFNDHMGRKVRVPDHPQRIVTLTPGLTEVIFILGQAHRLKGVTRYSDFPPEAAKLPQVGSYIRPELEKILALRPDICFATKDGNPRIIVSNLEALGIPVYITQPTNLKTVMETIQEIGDILGAEERAEKVVADMRNRIAAVRRRADALDSRPGVFFQIGISPIVSVGTDTFIHELIILAGGRNLAAGPEPYPRFSREQVLGFSPDVLIITSMSRAKGFEKVKAEWSRWKNMPAARNGKLHVVDSDLFDRPTPRLVDALEILFSLIH encoded by the coding sequence ATGAAACACCGATTTTCTACCGTCATCTTCCGGATTATACTCTTCACATTCATTTCCGGTGCGGCACAGGCTGCTGTTTTTAATGATCATATGGGGCGCAAAGTCCGGGTACCGGATCACCCGCAGCGGATTGTCACCCTGACACCGGGGCTGACAGAGGTCATTTTCATCCTCGGTCAGGCCCATCGGTTAAAGGGGGTGACCCGGTACAGCGATTTTCCCCCCGAAGCGGCGAAACTGCCACAGGTCGGATCGTATATCCGGCCGGAGCTGGAAAAAATTCTGGCGCTCAGACCGGATATCTGCTTTGCAACAAAAGACGGCAATCCCAGGATCATCGTCAGCAATCTCGAAGCGTTGGGCATCCCGGTTTATATCACCCAACCCACGAATCTGAAAACCGTAATGGAAACCATACAGGAAATCGGTGACATACTGGGGGCCGAGGAGCGGGCGGAAAAGGTGGTCGCCGATATGCGGAACCGGATAGCGGCAGTTCGGCGCAGGGCCGATGCCCTGGACAGCCGGCCCGGGGTTTTCTTCCAGATTGGCATTTCCCCCATTGTCTCTGTGGGGACAGATACGTTTATCCATGAACTGATTATCCTGGCAGGCGGGAGAAACCTTGCGGCAGGCCCTGAGCCGTATCCGCGCTTCAGCAGAGAGCAGGTGCTGGGGTTTTCACCGGACGTGCTGATCATTACATCCATGTCCCGGGCAAAAGGGTTTGAAAAGGTGAAAGCGGAGTGGTCCCGGTGGAAGAATATGCCCGCAGCCCGGAACGGGAAGCTTCATGTGGTGGACTCCGACCTGTTTGATCGCCCTACCCCGCGGCTGGTGGATGCGCTTGAAATCCTCTTTTCGCTGATACATTAA
- a CDS encoding PAS domain-containing hybrid sensor histidine kinase/response regulator yields the protein MKFRKTEQALREKEELFRKSFEMAPVGIAMVDLDYRLKKANRAYCDTLGYSEEELRHLTLSDFTHPDDLEKNLRLQGALGRGEIRHFEMEKRFIQKSGKVVYGILRASLIRSQAGKPLYFIGQVLDITERKQMEEALKVAEREKAAVLNSISEIVVYLDTEYRILWANRATSQFLGISPEQLAGRHCFDVWFHRNSPCHDCPVTRAISTCQVEEGQIVGPDGQAWLIRGYPVNDEQGAFVGIVEIVQDITEKQQLENELLKMKKLESVGIFAGGIAHDFNNLISIILGNIEMAAIQDHAGPPEFLSEARKATLRAKALTRQLMTFSKGGAPVRKRGDILRLIEDTAAEQLKNSGLTFQIITSSRPETLLFDPEQIRFVLENLIINAREAMPNGGHLQFTVENVRVGDKGPESGMPLCEGRYVRISITDSGVGIPETLLPLIFDPYFSTKEMGVQKGMGLGLATSYSIVRKHGGHISAASQEHMGSTFSVYLPAGEGETTILSRPAEQADHKIAGNSVADTGRKKRILVMDDEEMVRNIAGRMLAHLGYGYAVAEDGHDAVEIYEKALNNSRPFDAVILDLTAADGPGGQETLQRLRQADPQVKAIVSSGYAEDPVMLRFREFGFADVIPKPYSIRIMADALARIFRQPAGE from the coding sequence ATGAAATTCAGGAAAACCGAACAGGCGCTCCGGGAAAAAGAGGAGTTGTTCCGTAAATCCTTTGAGATGGCACCAGTGGGCATTGCCATGGTGGATCTGGATTATCGCCTGAAAAAAGCCAACAGGGCATATTGTGATACACTGGGCTATTCAGAAGAAGAACTCCGGCACCTCACGTTATCAGATTTCACCCATCCGGATGATCTGGAAAAAAATCTGAGGTTGCAGGGGGCGCTGGGCCGGGGTGAAATTCGTCATTTTGAGATGGAGAAACGCTTTATCCAGAAAAGCGGAAAAGTGGTCTACGGAATACTCCGGGCCTCTCTGATCCGAAGTCAGGCCGGAAAGCCCCTCTATTTTATCGGGCAGGTTCTGGATATCACCGAACGCAAGCAAATGGAAGAGGCGTTGAAGGTGGCGGAAAGGGAAAAGGCCGCTGTTCTCAACAGCATTTCCGAAATTGTTGTATATCTGGATACGGAATACCGAATCCTGTGGGCCAACCGCGCGACCAGTCAGTTCCTCGGTATTTCTCCTGAACAGTTGGCCGGACGGCATTGCTTCGACGTCTGGTTTCATCGGAACAGCCCCTGTCACGACTGCCCGGTCACCAGAGCAATCTCGACCTGTCAGGTTGAGGAGGGACAGATCGTCGGCCCCGATGGTCAGGCCTGGCTGATACGGGGCTATCCGGTAAATGACGAGCAGGGGGCGTTTGTCGGTATTGTCGAAATTGTGCAGGATATTACCGAGAAGCAGCAGCTTGAAAATGAACTGCTGAAAATGAAAAAGCTTGAATCCGTCGGCATCTTTGCAGGGGGGATTGCACACGATTTCAACAACCTGATCTCCATAATTCTGGGAAATATCGAGATGGCAGCGATTCAGGACCATGCCGGGCCTCCGGAGTTTCTGTCAGAAGCCCGGAAGGCGACATTGCGGGCCAAGGCACTGACCCGGCAGCTGATGACGTTTTCCAAAGGCGGAGCGCCTGTCCGAAAACGGGGCGATATTCTCCGGCTGATTGAAGACACCGCCGCCGAACAACTGAAAAATTCAGGCCTGACGTTCCAGATTATCACGTCATCCCGCCCTGAAACACTCCTGTTTGATCCTGAACAGATCAGATTTGTCCTGGAGAACCTGATCATCAATGCCAGGGAGGCGATGCCGAATGGCGGACACCTTCAGTTCACTGTGGAAAATGTCCGTGTCGGTGACAAAGGGCCTGAATCGGGGATGCCGCTCTGTGAGGGGCGCTATGTCAGGATTTCCATAACGGACAGCGGGGTCGGAATTCCTGAAACGCTTTTGCCGCTTATCTTTGACCCCTATTTTTCCACCAAGGAAATGGGGGTTCAGAAAGGGATGGGGCTGGGACTTGCCACCAGTTATTCCATTGTCAGAAAACACGGCGGCCATATCAGTGCAGCGTCCCAGGAGCATATGGGCAGCACTTTCTCCGTCTATCTTCCCGCAGGGGAGGGCGAGACAACAATTTTATCCCGCCCTGCGGAACAGGCTGATCATAAAATCGCCGGGAACAGTGTCGCTGACACTGGCAGAAAAAAAAGAATCCTGGTGATGGATGATGAAGAGATGGTGCGGAATATCGCCGGACGGATGCTGGCCCACCTCGGATACGGGTATGCCGTGGCAGAAGACGGGCATGATGCGGTTGAAATATATGAAAAGGCTTTGAATAACAGCAGGCCCTTTGATGCCGTCATACTGGATCTGACCGCCGCCGACGGGCCGGGCGGGCAGGAGACACTGCAAAGATTGCGTCAGGCCGATCCGCAGGTCAAAGCGATTGTCTCCAGCGGATATGCGGAAGATCCGGTAATGCTCCGTTTCAGGGAATTCGGTTTTGCAGACGTGATCCCCAAGCCGTATTCGATCAGGATAATGGCGGATGCTCTGGCAAGAATTTTCAGACAGCCCGCCGGGGAATAA
- a CDS encoding ABC transporter substrate-binding protein: MKRTLSCVGVCLLAVLMCSPCAWGKTIKIGFNIPLTGDIPKVGEESKFAAEMLREDINGAGGLEIGGEKYTLEFIYEDNESKAESAVSAALKLIERDQVLAIVGPNSSKQAVPGGQVCDDNRTPMISPWSTNPDTTKDRPWVFRAAFLDPFQGPVAVDFAMKKFNAKKSAVLFALANDYSKGLAEIFKADFEKKNGTGSVVAFESYGDKDQDFSAQLTKIVAAKPDFIFLPNNYNEVALIVKQAHDLGWKGPFMGADAWGNSELMTLCGDDCIGHYFSTHYAAAGATGATQEFIERYQKKYGYEPADVAALTWDATRIVLKGLQGMGKVTGKVRKDRKNLREAIAGIAEVDGITGKMKFDEQGDPIKCAVVVRISEKGEFVFTESVCP, encoded by the coding sequence ATGAAAAGAACGCTGTCTTGTGTGGGTGTGTGTCTGCTGGCGGTACTGATGTGTTCCCCGTGTGCCTGGGGCAAAACCATCAAAATCGGCTTTAATATTCCCCTGACCGGCGATATTCCCAAGGTCGGGGAAGAATCCAAGTTCGCAGCAGAGATGCTCCGGGAAGATATCAACGGCGCAGGCGGGCTGGAGATCGGCGGAGAGAAATACACGCTGGAATTTATTTACGAAGATAACGAGTCCAAAGCCGAATCAGCAGTTTCTGCCGCGCTGAAGCTGATCGAGAGAGATCAGGTTCTGGCCATTGTCGGCCCCAATTCCAGCAAACAGGCCGTACCGGGTGGTCAGGTCTGTGACGACAACCGCACCCCCATGATCTCCCCCTGGTCCACCAATCCCGATACCACAAAAGACAGACCCTGGGTCTTCCGGGCCGCCTTTCTGGATCCCTTTCAGGGACCGGTCGCGGTTGACTTCGCCATGAAAAAATTCAACGCTAAGAAATCAGCGGTTCTCTTTGCCCTGGCCAACGACTACAGCAAGGGGCTGGCCGAAATTTTCAAGGCGGACTTTGAAAAGAAAAACGGCACAGGCAGCGTGGTCGCCTTTGAGAGCTACGGCGACAAGGATCAGGATTTCAGCGCCCAGCTGACCAAAATTGTCGCGGCCAAACCCGACTTCATTTTCCTGCCGAACAACTACAACGAGGTGGCGCTGATTGTAAAGCAGGCCCATGACCTGGGCTGGAAAGGCCCCTTCATGGGTGCGGATGCCTGGGGCAACTCCGAGCTGATGACCCTGTGCGGCGATGACTGCATCGGTCACTACTTCTCCACCCATTACGCGGCTGCCGGTGCCACGGGCGCAACCCAGGAGTTTATCGAGAGATATCAGAAAAAATACGGCTATGAGCCCGCAGATGTGGCGGCCCTGACATGGGATGCGACCAGAATTGTACTCAAGGGCCTTCAGGGGATGGGGAAGGTCACGGGTAAGGTGAGAAAAGACCGCAAGAATCTGAGAGAGGCCATTGCCGGCATTGCCGAGGTTGACGGGATTACCGGCAAGATGAAATTTGATGAACAGGGTGACCCCATCAAATGCGCGGTTGTGGTCCGGATCAGCGAAAAGGGCGAATTTGTCTTCACCGAATCGGTCTGTCCGTAA
- a CDS encoding branched-chain amino acid ABC transporter permease — translation MFDSIIQNIFNGLQWGSFYSLIALGYTLVYGVLTLINFAHGDIFMVGAYIAFFVATFFLKAASGLPGWVVLTLTLPLTMILTACVGVTLERIAYRPLRRKGANRLYVVITALMCGLILENGNLALLGASRKSFPELVDKVIYTTGAVSMTNLKIAVILSAILVFCLLQFIVTRTKIGMAMRAISYDKFAVPLMGIPIDTIIVFTFILGSSMAGLAGLLYSMSYPILDPYMGALIGWKAFIAAVVGGIGDIRGAFFGGFLLGFVEILVVAFFPSTFRDLIAFSILLLILVYKPTGLFGIAKTTKI, via the coding sequence GTGTTTGACAGTATTATTCAAAATATATTCAACGGCTTGCAATGGGGAAGTTTTTATTCCCTGATTGCACTGGGCTATACACTGGTGTACGGGGTACTGACCCTGATCAACTTTGCCCACGGCGATATTTTTATGGTCGGGGCCTACATTGCCTTCTTTGTCGCAACCTTTTTTCTGAAGGCCGCATCCGGACTTCCGGGATGGGTCGTTCTGACCCTGACCCTTCCGCTGACCATGATCCTGACCGCCTGTGTCGGCGTGACTCTGGAGCGGATCGCCTACCGGCCGCTGAGACGGAAAGGGGCAAACCGGCTCTACGTGGTCATCACCGCGCTCATGTGCGGCCTGATCCTCGAAAACGGCAACCTGGCACTGCTGGGCGCAAGCCGGAAAAGCTTTCCCGAACTGGTTGACAAGGTGATATACACCACCGGCGCCGTTAGCATGACCAATCTCAAGATTGCCGTCATCCTGTCCGCCATTCTGGTCTTCTGCCTGCTCCAGTTCATCGTCACCCGAACCAAAATCGGCATGGCCATGCGGGCCATCTCCTACGACAAATTCGCCGTGCCCCTCATGGGTATCCCCATTGACACCATTATCGTCTTTACCTTTATCCTGGGATCATCCATGGCCGGGCTGGCCGGATTGCTCTACTCCATGTCCTATCCCATACTTGACCCCTACATGGGCGCGCTCATCGGCTGGAAAGCCTTTATTGCCGCAGTCGTCGGCGGTATCGGCGATATCCGGGGGGCCTTTTTCGGCGGATTTCTGCTGGGATTTGTCGAAATCCTTGTGGTGGCCTTTTTTCCCTCCACCTTCAGGGATCTGATCGCCTTCTCCATTTTACTGCTGATTCTGGTTTACAAACCCACCGGCCTGTTCGGCATTGCCAAAACAACCAAGATATAG
- a CDS encoding branched-chain amino acid ABC transporter permease: MQRFTVPALLGILLLSLVSLSYYEMIDLYIQSVIMFIGINIILSASLNIVNGYMGEFACGHAAFMAIGAYVTSVLNILLFTKDKFFGPALLPPEMALYFFPLTLLAGALVAALAGSLVAIPSFKTRGDYLAIITIAANFIVTSTIINVDAIGGARGFMGMKKIIYAMEDVVELPWMLIWVILSTFFTVWLIRRYVSSTYGKGIIAIHQDEVAAEIMSVNTNQMKLVAFMVSSGLAGLAGGLFAHILGYINPGSFGILKSTECLVMVYLGGMGSLSGSVLSAILFTLLLEGLRFVIPQINTLMHWMHLLPDTYQVSQVWKWVIIPLILVLVMQFRPEGIMGNKELSDIFPRLKKFYKFK, encoded by the coding sequence ATGCAACGATTTACCGTACCTGCCCTGTTGGGTATCCTGTTATTATCGCTGGTCTCACTCTCGTATTATGAAATGATCGACCTCTACATTCAGTCGGTGATCATGTTTATCGGCATCAACATCATCCTCTCTGCCAGCTTAAACATCGTCAACGGCTACATGGGAGAGTTTGCCTGCGGCCACGCCGCCTTTATGGCGATCGGGGCCTATGTCACCTCTGTGTTAAACATCCTGCTCTTCACAAAGGACAAGTTTTTCGGCCCGGCCCTTCTGCCGCCGGAGATGGCGCTTTATTTCTTCCCGCTGACCCTCCTGGCCGGTGCCCTGGTCGCCGCCCTGGCCGGATCGCTGGTCGCCATCCCCTCCTTTAAGACGCGGGGGGACTACCTGGCCATCATCACCATTGCCGCCAACTTTATCGTCACCAGCACCATCATCAATGTGGACGCCATCGGCGGCGCCAGGGGCTTTATGGGCATGAAGAAGATCATTTACGCAATGGAAGACGTTGTGGAATTGCCGTGGATGCTCATATGGGTGATACTGAGTACGTTTTTCACGGTCTGGCTGATCCGCCGCTACGTCTCATCCACCTATGGCAAGGGCATTATCGCCATTCACCAGGACGAGGTGGCCGCCGAGATTATGAGCGTCAACACCAACCAGATGAAGCTGGTGGCGTTCATGGTCTCATCCGGGCTGGCCGGGCTGGCCGGGGGACTCTTTGCCCACATCCTGGGCTATATCAATCCGGGATCCTTCGGCATCCTCAAATCGACGGAGTGTCTGGTCATGGTCTATCTGGGGGGCATGGGATCTCTGAGCGGATCGGTTCTCTCTGCCATTCTCTTCACCCTGCTGCTTGAAGGGCTGCGGTTTGTCATTCCCCAGATCAACACCCTGATGCACTGGATGCACCTCCTGCCGGACACCTATCAGGTCAGCCAGGTGTGGAAATGGGTGATCATTCCCCTGATTCTGGTCCTGGTGATGCAGTTCCGGCCGGAGGGCATTATGGGGAACAAGGAACTGTCCGACATCTTTCCCCGGCTGAAGAAATTTTATAAATTCAAATAA
- a CDS encoding ABC transporter ATP-binding protein has translation MSQNFGGLRALSEFSIRFERGELMALIGPNGAGKTTVFNLTSGFYKPTEGEILFKGQNTVGLKPHQVTGLGIARTFQNIRLWHDMTVLDNIRISQHHNLGYSLWDSLIRSGKYLGAEARIEKTAMEILEALDLLEYREELPKNLPYGIQRKVEIARALSIKPDLLLLDEPAAGLNSADVQELIRLIRWIHKEFDITIWMIEHQMAVVMTLCSRIKVIDFGKTIAEGTPEQIQNNPDVIKAYLGDENI, from the coding sequence ATGTCCCAGAATTTCGGCGGACTCCGGGCCCTGTCCGAGTTTTCCATCCGCTTTGAAAGGGGCGAGCTGATGGCCCTGATCGGACCGAACGGGGCCGGTAAAACCACCGTGTTCAACCTGACCAGCGGGTTTTACAAGCCAACCGAGGGCGAGATTCTTTTCAAGGGCCAAAACACGGTCGGCCTCAAGCCCCATCAGGTGACCGGCCTGGGCATCGCGAGAACCTTTCAGAACATCCGCCTCTGGCACGACATGACGGTTCTGGACAACATCCGCATTTCCCAGCACCACAACCTGGGCTACTCCCTGTGGGACAGCCTGATCCGCTCCGGAAAGTATCTGGGGGCCGAGGCCCGGATTGAAAAGACGGCAATGGAAATCCTCGAAGCCCTTGACCTGCTGGAATACCGGGAAGAGCTGCCGAAAAATCTCCCCTACGGCATTCAGCGCAAGGTGGAGATCGCAAGGGCGCTCTCCATCAAACCGGACCTGCTCCTGCTGGATGAGCCTGCTGCCGGTCTCAACTCCGCCGATGTTCAGGAGCTGATCAGGCTGATCCGCTGGATACACAAAGAATTCGATATTACCATCTGGATGATCGAGCATCAGATGGCCGTGGTGATGACACTCTGTTCCCGGATCAAGGTGATCGACTTTGGCAAAACCATTGCCGAGGGAACGCCGGAACAGATTCAGAACAACCCGGATGTAATCAAAGCCTACCTGGGAGATGAAAATATCTGA
- a CDS encoding ABC transporter ATP-binding protein, giving the protein MLLEVKDLYVKYGNIEALHGISFHVNRGEIVTLIGSNGAGKTTTLHTVTRVPPPEGPKVFQGDILYRGESILGVEAHNIVQKYKIALAPEGRHIFGNLTVEENLKLGSFARKDPDGVKKDYARVYDLFPRMAERRNQRSESLSGGEQQMLAVGRALMTGCDFILLDEPSMGLAPLLMYDMFRTLKTLNEQGMTILLIEQNANLALKFAHRAYVLDTGEIVMKGPAGELAENPEIQKAYLG; this is encoded by the coding sequence ATGCTGCTGGAAGTCAAAGACCTTTACGTCAAATACGGAAATATTGAAGCCCTCCACGGAATTTCCTTCCATGTCAACAGAGGGGAGATCGTCACCCTGATCGGCTCCAACGGCGCGGGCAAGACCACGACCCTGCACACCGTGACACGGGTGCCGCCGCCCGAAGGCCCGAAGGTTTTCCAGGGAGATATCCTGTACAGGGGGGAAAGCATTCTGGGCGTGGAAGCCCACAACATCGTTCAGAAATACAAGATCGCCCTGGCCCCCGAAGGCCGCCACATCTTTGGCAACCTGACGGTGGAGGAGAATCTGAAGCTGGGCTCCTTTGCCCGGAAAGACCCGGACGGCGTGAAAAAGGACTATGCGCGGGTGTATGATCTTTTCCCCCGGATGGCCGAACGCCGGAACCAGCGGAGCGAATCCCTGAGCGGCGGGGAGCAGCAGATGCTGGCCGTGGGCCGGGCGCTGATGACCGGATGTGATTTTATCCTGCTGGACGAGCCGTCCATGGGGCTTGCGCCGCTGCTGATGTATGACATGTTCCGGACCCTGAAGACGCTGAACGAACAGGGCATGACCATTCTGCTTATTGAACAGAACGCCAATCTGGCCCTGAAATTTGCCCACCGGGCCTATGTACTCGATACGGGCGAAATCGTCATGAAAGGCCCTGCCGGGGAACTGGCTGAAAATCCGGAGATACAGAAGGCGTATCTGGGGTAA
- a CDS encoding tellurite resistance TerB family protein: MIGLLKRRSEKARKRGFLEAIAAACAMVAAADGIVRPEEMAKLLEFIRIDDTLKEFDSTEVIGAFERYIETLDFDFRIGKEKAFKAIRAVERRSGEARILILVCRAIGEADDDFDNSQRYVVRQICETLGFSPGQFDLDLRSPSVRDFPKAFEKKKKEQKMPEWMRDSATLPSPPVKKKKRDGDMPKWMRHPPEPPRKPDHTDSELPEWMRIASTPDAPANKKNRKEEPPEWMRQSAKSSPKPEREELPEWMKKIGDHSGKK; the protein is encoded by the coding sequence ATGATCGGTCTGCTGAAACGGAGGTCCGAAAAGGCCAGAAAAAGAGGGTTTCTGGAGGCAATTGCGGCGGCCTGCGCCATGGTGGCTGCTGCGGACGGCATTGTCCGGCCCGAAGAGATGGCAAAGCTGCTGGAGTTTATCCGAATCGACGATACGCTGAAGGAATTTGATTCCACAGAGGTGATCGGGGCCTTTGAGCGGTATATTGAAACGCTTGATTTTGATTTCCGAATCGGCAAAGAAAAGGCGTTTAAGGCGATCAGGGCGGTTGAGCGGCGGTCCGGGGAGGCCAGGATTCTGATTCTGGTCTGCCGCGCCATTGGCGAGGCTGATGATGATTTTGACAACAGCCAGCGCTATGTGGTCCGCCAGATCTGTGAAACGCTGGGCTTCAGCCCCGGTCAGTTTGATCTGGATCTGCGGTCGCCGTCGGTCAGAGATTTCCCAAAAGCCTTTGAGAAAAAGAAAAAAGAACAGAAGATGCCGGAGTGGATGCGGGATTCCGCAACGCTTCCCAGTCCGCCGGTGAAAAAAAAGAAGCGGGACGGAGATATGCCGAAATGGATGCGCCATCCGCCGGAACCGCCCCGGAAGCCGGATCATACGGATTCGGAGCTGCCGGAGTGGATGCGGATCGCTTCGACGCCTGATGCCCCTGCAAATAAGAAGAACAGGAAAGAAGAGCCGCCGGAGTGGATGCGCCAGTCGGCGAAATCATCCCCGAAGCCTGAACGGGAGGAGTTGCCGGAATGGATGAAGAAGATCGGGGATCATTCCGGGAAAAAATAG